atatCCACCACCTCCCCGGAAACCACCACCACCTTGTGGTCTATCGTTGGCATAATTCACTCTCACCATTCTACCATGCAATTCCTGCAAATTAGAAATGTTTCCTTTTCTTGTAAGTTCTCATGTCAAAATTACTGATTTCTCcattatcattaaaaataaagtaaaagaaaAATGACAAATATACCCTTTGATCCATTGCTTGGACTGCAGCAGAAGCAGCCTCGGTGTCACCAAAAGTAACAAAGCCAAAACCTCTTGAACGACCAGTTTCTCTATCCATGATCACTCTAGCTGTTTCACATCATAAAAACTATCCAATGAGAATTTTATCACAAATATTAATACAAAATTCAAAATGCATCTTGTTATAGTTTATAACTTTATATTAACGTTTTTTAACCTTCATGGACTTCACCATATGGGCTAAAAGCTTCTTTCAAGCTCTGATCATCTGTAGCCCATGCCAATCCTGCAACAAGAATAACAAACATTACTATAAACACACAAAAGCTTTTGAATTCAGTAGAAAAATCACATTAATTTCTTGTGTGATTTGAGATTACCTCCTACAAAGACTTTGGAACTTGACATGCATCTTATCATTTGAAAGATTGATGGAGTAGCTGCTGACATTTGAGGATTAATATGTTTACTTGCAGCAGCCCGCCGTAGTATACTACTTGCTCTGTTGAAGAAAGCCATGGTTGTATCTTGTAACCTAAAATACAcacatttagggttttagaaagtGAAATCCATGGTTCGAtctaacaaatatatatatttaacgcTTGTTTCAATATCGAGTAACTAGTAAACAAACACATCAGCTGAAACAAATTGCTAGAAAACAAATCCaataatcaattaaaaaaaaactccTAAAGCAAAAATCTTGTTCGTGGATGTAAAATATAGAATCCAAAGAACCGGTTTGGTTaa
The genomic region above belongs to Lactuca sativa cultivar Salinas chromosome 4, Lsat_Salinas_v11, whole genome shotgun sequence and contains:
- the LOC111902272 gene encoding glycine-rich RNA-binding protein 10, with translation MAFFNRASSILRRAAASKHINPQMSAATPSIFQMIRCMSSSKVFVGGLAWATDDQSLKEAFSPYGEVHEARVIMDRETGRSRGFGFVTFGDTEAASAAVQAMDQRELHGRMVRVNYANDRPQGGGGFRGGGGYGGGGGGYGGGGGGYGGGGYGGGGGGYGGNSYGSGGDGGYGGGNVGGGFGGESQQAAGGGDAYGSGGYGGGANDGPVEGGYGNNDEPDDFAKRA